One window of the Klebsiella sp. WP3-W18-ESBL-02 genome contains the following:
- a CDS encoding isochorismatase family protein — protein sequence MQALLIIDMQGFVPERIAGGMAYFPTNSIDNMRTAIAAFRAAGKPVLHVRHETLEPGSPMHRDSPQFQPVAGFEERAGEAVFIKTTSSAFSSTDLYDGLKRAQINDLAVIGAVAGYCVNSTVRMAADLGLSITVIRDAVLSFPLENAGISAEDVYNVTLGLLENGFARGVNTAALNLAAE from the coding sequence ATGCAAGCGTTACTGATCATCGATATGCAGGGGTTTGTTCCGGAAAGAATCGCCGGGGGCATGGCTTATTTTCCCACCAACAGTATCGACAATATGCGCACCGCCATTGCGGCATTCAGGGCGGCAGGCAAGCCGGTGCTGCACGTGCGCCACGAAACGCTGGAGCCTGGCTCACCGATGCACCGGGACTCACCCCAGTTTCAACCCGTTGCCGGCTTTGAAGAGCGTGCCGGTGAAGCGGTATTTATCAAGACCACATCGTCGGCCTTTAGCTCCACCGATCTTTATGACGGGTTAAAGCGTGCGCAGATAAACGATCTTGCCGTCATCGGTGCCGTAGCTGGTTACTGCGTGAATTCTACCGTACGTATGGCGGCCGACCTGGGGCTGTCAATAACGGTGATTCGCGATGCGGTGCTCAGCTTTCCGCTTGAGAACGCAGGCATTAGCGCTGAGGACGTGTACAACGTGACCCTTGGGCTACTGGAAAATGGCTTTGCCCGCGGCGTGAACACCGCTGCGCTGAATCTGGCTGCGGAGTAA
- the rstA gene encoding two-component system response regulator RstA, producing the protein MNKIVYVEDDPDVGALIAAYLGRHDMDVVVEPRGDNAEATIAREQPDLVLLDIMLPGKDGMTLCRDLRGQWPGPIVLLTSLDSDMNHILSLEMGANDYILKTTPPAVLLARLRLHLRQRPTGSSAAAPAQPALTPHKAIRFGTLAIDPVNRQVLLSGDSIALSTADFDLLWELATHAGQIMDRDALLKNLRGVSYDGMDRSVDVAISRLRKKLQDSATEPYRIKTVRNKGYLFAPHAWE; encoded by the coding sequence ATGAATAAGATCGTTTATGTTGAGGATGATCCGGATGTAGGCGCGTTGATCGCCGCTTATCTGGGTAGGCATGATATGGATGTGGTGGTCGAGCCACGCGGCGATAACGCCGAAGCAACCATTGCCCGCGAACAACCGGACCTGGTGCTGCTGGATATCATGCTGCCGGGCAAGGACGGAATGACGCTGTGTCGCGATCTGCGCGGCCAATGGCCGGGCCCGATCGTGCTGTTAACCTCACTGGACAGCGATATGAACCATATCCTGTCGCTGGAAATGGGCGCGAACGACTACATCCTGAAAACCACCCCGCCGGCCGTGCTGCTCGCGCGCCTGCGCTTGCATTTACGCCAGCGCCCTACCGGCAGCAGCGCAGCAGCGCCCGCCCAGCCGGCGCTGACGCCGCATAAAGCCATTCGTTTTGGCACGCTGGCGATCGATCCGGTCAACCGCCAGGTGCTGCTGAGCGGAGACTCCATTGCCCTTTCCACCGCCGACTTCGATCTGCTGTGGGAGCTGGCTACCCATGCCGGGCAAATTATGGACCGCGACGCGCTGCTGAAAAATCTGCGCGGCGTAAGCTATGACGGGATGGATCGCAGCGTCGATGTGGCTATTTCACGCCTGCGCAAAAAGCTCCAGGACAGCGCGACGGAGCCTTATCGTATTAAAACCGTACGCAATAAAGGTTATCTTTTTGCGCCACATGCCTGGGAATAG
- a CDS encoding GlpM family protein yields MGLLIKALLGALVVVLIGILAKTKNYAIAGLIPLFPTFALLAHYIVASERGTEALRATIVFGMWSIIPYFLYLLSLWYFTGMMRLPLALAGAVACWGVSAWLLIFLWGRLH; encoded by the coding sequence ATGGGGTTGTTAATTAAGGCGCTGCTTGGCGCGCTGGTGGTGGTACTGATCGGCATTCTGGCAAAAACGAAAAACTACGCCATCGCCGGACTGATTCCGCTGTTTCCTACCTTTGCGCTGCTTGCGCACTATATCGTTGCCAGCGAGCGTGGCACTGAGGCGCTGCGGGCCACTATCGTTTTTGGGATGTGGTCGATTATTCCGTACTTTCTGTATCTGCTATCGCTGTGGTATTTCACCGGCATGATGCGTCTGCCGCTGGCATTAGCAGGCGCCGTCGCCTGTTGGGGCGTCAGCGCCTGGCTGTTGATTTTCCTATGGGGCCGCCTGCATTAA
- the folM gene encoding dihydromonapterin reductase: protein MGNTLSRPVLITGGGRRIGLALAHHFLAQQQPVIVSYRTRYPAIDRLEQAGAVCIQADFSHDDGIYTFAEAVKSRCSGLRAVLHNASGWQAESPTTPLSHVLNAMMQIHVHAPYLLNHELEDLLRGHGHAGSDIIHFTDYVVERGSDKHIAYAASKAALDNMTRSFARKLAPEVKVNAIAPALVLFNEGDDADYRQKALNKSLMKIAGGEKEIINLVEYILTSDYVTGRSYAVDGGRPLV from the coding sequence ATGGGAAATACGCTATCACGCCCCGTTCTGATAACCGGTGGAGGTCGCCGCATCGGCCTCGCCCTTGCCCACCATTTTCTCGCCCAGCAGCAGCCGGTGATCGTCAGCTACCGTACCCGCTACCCGGCCATCGATAGGCTGGAACAGGCCGGGGCGGTCTGCATTCAGGCCGATTTTTCCCACGATGATGGAATCTATACCTTTGCCGAGGCGGTAAAATCACGCTGCAGCGGCCTACGCGCCGTGCTGCACAACGCCAGCGGCTGGCAGGCGGAAAGCCCAACAACCCCGCTGAGCCATGTGCTCAACGCCATGATGCAAATTCACGTACACGCCCCCTACCTGCTTAACCATGAGCTGGAAGACCTGCTGCGCGGTCATGGGCACGCCGGGAGCGATATTATTCACTTCACCGACTACGTGGTTGAACGCGGCAGCGATAAGCATATTGCCTATGCCGCCAGTAAAGCCGCGCTGGATAATATGACCCGTTCGTTTGCCCGTAAACTGGCGCCGGAAGTCAAGGTTAACGCCATTGCGCCTGCGCTGGTGCTGTTTAATGAAGGCGACGATGCGGACTATCGTCAGAAGGCGCTGAATAAATCGCTGATGAAAATCGCCGGCGGCGAGAAAGAAATTATCAACCTGGTTGAGTATATTCTCACCAGCGATTACGTCACCGGCCGCTCCTACGCCGTCGACGGCGGGCGACCGCTGGTTTAA
- a CDS encoding amino acid permease, giving the protein MEKKLGLSALTALVLSSMLGAGVFSLPQNMAEVASPAALLIGWAITGVGILFLAVAMLVLTRIRPDLDGGIFTYAREGFGELIGFCSAWGYWLCAVIANVSYLVIVFSALSFFTDTPELRLFGDGNTWQSIVGASVLLWVVHFLVLRGVQTAASINLVATLAKLVPLGLFIVLAAIAFNSDIFTLDFHGIDLGVPVWEQVKNTMLITLWVFIGVEGAVVVSARARNKKDVGRATLLAVISALGVYLLVTLLSMGVVARPELAEMRNPSMAGLMVRMMGSWGEIVIAAGLIVSVCGAYLSWTIMAAEVPLLAATHKAFPRVFARQNANNAPSASLWLTNLCVQASLVLIWLTGSDYNTLLTIASEMILVPYFLVGAFLLKVARRPLHKVIGIGACIYGLWLLYASGPMHLLLSVVLYAPGLLVFIYARRTHQDNILLKRRELALIGLLLLAAVPATWMLMG; this is encoded by the coding sequence ATGGAAAAGAAATTAGGGCTTAGCGCCCTGACCGCTCTGGTTCTGAGCTCGATGCTCGGCGCTGGCGTTTTTAGTCTGCCGCAGAACATGGCGGAGGTAGCCAGCCCGGCAGCGCTGCTGATTGGCTGGGCCATTACCGGCGTCGGTATCCTGTTTTTAGCCGTCGCCATGCTGGTGCTGACGCGCATTCGCCCCGATCTTGACGGCGGCATTTTCACCTACGCCCGAGAAGGCTTTGGCGAGCTGATTGGCTTTTGTTCGGCGTGGGGCTACTGGCTCTGTGCGGTTATTGCCAACGTGTCGTATCTGGTGATTGTCTTTTCCGCCCTCAGTTTCTTTACCGATACGCCCGAACTGCGTCTGTTCGGTGACGGCAATACCTGGCAGTCGATCGTCGGCGCGTCGGTGCTGCTGTGGGTCGTCCACTTCCTGGTCCTGCGCGGGGTACAGACCGCCGCCAGCATTAACCTGGTTGCCACGCTGGCGAAGCTTGTGCCGCTAGGCCTGTTCATTGTGCTGGCCGCCATCGCGTTTAACAGTGATATCTTTACCCTGGATTTCCACGGCATCGATCTCGGCGTGCCGGTGTGGGAACAGGTGAAAAACACCATGCTGATTACCCTGTGGGTATTTATCGGCGTGGAGGGCGCGGTTGTTGTCTCGGCGCGTGCACGCAATAAAAAAGACGTGGGCCGCGCGACCCTCCTGGCCGTCATTTCCGCGCTGGGGGTGTATTTGCTGGTGACGCTGCTGTCGATGGGCGTTGTCGCTCGCCCTGAGCTGGCGGAAATGCGTAACCCGTCAATGGCCGGGTTGATGGTGCGAATGATGGGGTCCTGGGGTGAGATTGTCATTGCCGCCGGGCTGATTGTTTCCGTCTGCGGTGCCTACCTCAGTTGGACGATTATGGCGGCGGAGGTCCCGCTGCTGGCCGCTACGCATAAAGCGTTTCCGCGCGTCTTTGCCCGCCAGAATGCTAACAATGCGCCCTCGGCCTCGCTGTGGTTAACGAACCTCTGCGTCCAGGCAAGCCTGGTGCTGATCTGGCTAACCGGCTCAGATTACAATACGCTGCTGACCATCGCGTCCGAAATGATCCTTGTACCTTATTTCCTGGTGGGCGCATTTCTGCTGAAGGTCGCCCGTCGTCCGCTGCATAAGGTGATTGGTATCGGCGCCTGTATTTATGGCTTATGGTTATTGTATGCGTCCGGCCCGATGCATCTGCTGCTGTCGGTGGTGCTTTACGCGCCGGGTCTGTTAGTGTTTATCTATGCACGCCGCACGCATCAGGATAATATCCTGCTCAAGCGCCGCGAATTAGCCTTAATTGGCCTGCTTCTGCTTGCCGCCGTGCCGGCAACGTGGATGTTGATGGGGTAA
- the ydgH gene encoding DUF1471 family protein YdgH, protein MKLKNTLLVSVMLSAAAMSAQAATELTPEQASALKPYDRVVITGRFTAIGDAVNAMSRKADKEGAASFYVVDTSDYGNSGNWRVTADLYKQDAPKADTPKNRIINGVMELPKDQAVELEPYDTVTVQGFYRSQPEVNDAITKAAKAKGADSFFIVRQVDANDGGNQRITAYIYKADAKKRVLQSPDAIPADSDAGRKMLAEGGEAAKQVEIPGVATTAAVGSGTGVGRFFETQTSKGGRYSVTLPDGTKVEELNKITAAQMIPFDSIKFTGNYGNMTEVSYQVAKRAAKKGAKYYHITREWQERGGNVTISADLYK, encoded by the coding sequence ATGAAGCTTAAGAACACCCTCCTCGTGTCCGTCATGCTGTCTGCCGCGGCAATGTCCGCCCAAGCAGCCACCGAGCTGACCCCGGAGCAAGCGTCCGCATTAAAGCCCTATGACCGCGTAGTGATCACCGGTCGCTTTACCGCCATTGGCGACGCCGTCAATGCGATGTCACGTAAAGCGGACAAAGAAGGCGCAGCCTCTTTCTATGTTGTCGATACGTCTGACTACGGCAACAGCGGCAACTGGCGCGTGACGGCTGACCTCTATAAACAAGATGCACCGAAGGCCGACACCCCGAAAAACCGCATCATCAACGGCGTAATGGAACTGCCGAAAGATCAGGCCGTTGAGCTGGAGCCGTACGACACCGTTACCGTGCAGGGCTTCTACCGCAGCCAGCCGGAAGTCAACGACGCCATTACTAAAGCCGCTAAAGCAAAAGGCGCAGACTCTTTCTTTATCGTGCGCCAGGTGGATGCCAACGACGGCGGTAACCAGCGTATTACTGCCTATATCTATAAAGCTGATGCGAAAAAACGTGTGCTGCAGAGCCCGGACGCCATTCCGGCTGACTCCGATGCGGGTCGTAAGATGCTGGCAGAAGGTGGCGAAGCCGCGAAACAGGTTGAGATCCCAGGCGTCGCCACCACGGCCGCAGTGGGTTCCGGCACCGGCGTAGGCCGCTTCTTCGAAACGCAAACATCGAAAGGCGGGCGTTACAGTGTCACGCTGCCGGATGGCACCAAGGTTGAAGAACTGAATAAAATCACCGCTGCGCAGATGATTCCGTTCGACAGCATCAAATTCACCGGTAACTACGGCAACATGACCGAAGTGTCTTACCAGGTGGCCAAACGTGCCGCTAAGAAAGGCGCTAAGTACTACCATATTACCCGTGAATGGCAGGAGCGCGGCGGCAACGTCACCATCAGCGCCGACCTGTACAAGTAA
- the pntA gene encoding Re/Si-specific NAD(P)(+) transhydrogenase subunit alpha, whose amino-acid sequence MRIGVPKERWAQETRVAATPKTVEQLLKLGFSVAVESGAGKLASFDDGAFIQAGAEIVSGDDVWQSDVILKVNAPLDEEIALLNPGTTLISFIWPAQNAELMAKLAARNINVMAMDSVPRISRAQSLDALSSMANIAGYRAIVEAAHEFGRFFTGQITAAGKVPPAKVMVIGAGVAGLAAIGAANSLGAIVRAFDTRPEVKEQVQSMGAEFLELDFKEEAGSGDGYAKVMSEAFIAAEMALFAAQAKEVDIIVTTALIPGKPAPKLITREMVDSMTPGSVIVDLAAQNGGNCEYTVANEIVTTANGVKVIGYTDLAGRLPTQSSQLYGTNLVNLLKLLCKEKDGNIAIDFDDVVVRGVTVIREGEVTWPAPPIQVSAQPQAAPKAAPAAKEPEKPASPWRKYALIALVIILFGWLANVAPKEFLGHFTVFALSCVVGYYVVWNVSHALHTPLMSVTNAISGIIVVGALLQIGHGGWVSFLSFIAVLIASINIFGGFTVTQRMLKMFRKG is encoded by the coding sequence ATGCGTATTGGTGTACCGAAAGAGAGGTGGGCCCAGGAAACGCGAGTTGCAGCAACGCCGAAAACGGTAGAGCAGCTGCTGAAACTCGGTTTTAGCGTGGCAGTGGAGAGTGGTGCAGGAAAATTAGCCAGCTTTGATGATGGCGCCTTTATCCAGGCTGGGGCGGAAATCGTCTCAGGTGACGATGTCTGGCAATCCGACGTTATTCTCAAAGTTAACGCGCCGCTGGATGAAGAAATTGCGTTGCTGAATCCGGGCACTACGCTGATTAGCTTTATCTGGCCGGCACAAAATGCCGAGCTGATGGCGAAACTCGCCGCGCGCAATATTAACGTGATGGCGATGGATTCTGTGCCGCGTATTTCCCGCGCGCAGTCGCTGGATGCGCTGAGCTCGATGGCAAATATCGCGGGCTACCGCGCCATTGTTGAAGCCGCCCACGAGTTTGGCCGCTTCTTTACCGGGCAGATTACCGCTGCGGGTAAAGTGCCGCCGGCCAAGGTGATGGTGATCGGCGCGGGCGTTGCCGGGCTTGCTGCCATTGGCGCGGCAAATAGCCTTGGCGCGATCGTCCGTGCCTTTGATACTCGCCCGGAAGTGAAAGAGCAGGTGCAGAGCATGGGCGCCGAATTCCTCGAGCTGGACTTCAAAGAAGAAGCCGGCAGCGGAGACGGCTATGCCAAAGTCATGTCCGAGGCGTTTATCGCTGCGGAAATGGCCCTGTTTGCCGCCCAGGCAAAAGAGGTCGACATTATCGTGACCACCGCGCTGATTCCGGGCAAACCGGCACCGAAGCTGATCACCCGCGAAATGGTCGACTCCATGACGCCGGGCAGCGTCATTGTCGATCTGGCCGCACAGAACGGCGGCAACTGTGAGTACACCGTGGCGAATGAAATCGTCACCACCGCAAATGGCGTGAAGGTGATTGGTTATACCGATCTGGCTGGCCGCCTGCCGACGCAGTCCTCCCAGTTGTATGGCACTAACCTGGTGAACCTGCTGAAGCTGCTGTGCAAAGAGAAAGACGGCAATATCGCCATCGACTTTGACGATGTCGTGGTTCGCGGCGTAACCGTGATCCGCGAAGGGGAAGTCACCTGGCCGGCACCGCCGATTCAGGTTTCTGCCCAGCCGCAGGCTGCGCCAAAAGCAGCTCCGGCAGCAAAAGAACCCGAAAAACCGGCGTCGCCGTGGCGGAAATACGCGCTGATTGCGCTGGTCATTATCCTGTTCGGCTGGTTGGCGAACGTGGCGCCGAAAGAGTTCCTCGGCCACTTTACCGTCTTCGCGCTGTCCTGCGTCGTTGGTTACTACGTGGTGTGGAACGTCTCTCATGCGCTGCACACGCCGCTGATGTCGGTGACTAACGCCATTTCGGGCATTATCGTGGTTGGAGCATTACTGCAGATAGGCCACGGAGGCTGGGTGAGCTTCCTGAGCTTTATCGCGGTGCTGATCGCCAGCATTAATATTTTTGGTGGTTTCACCGTCACCCAGCGCATGCTGAAAATGTTCCGCAAAGGATAA